One window of the Colletotrichum lupini chromosome 9, complete sequence genome contains the following:
- a CDS encoding endonuclease/Exonuclease/phosphatase: protein MKPTSLKMLLAGSALSSGALAQMSGDLTILAMNVAGLPEILQNNEVPGDKTTNSRTIGSYFAKYNYDIINVQEDFNYHAYIYETDTHPYRTATSGGVPLGSGLNTLANYDWIEFERVKWSTCSNASGSDCLTPKGFTFMRLRVAEGVYVDVYNLHTDAGTEAGDLTARNSNLHQVADYIDTWSVGNAVLVFGDTNSRYTRTSDQIGVFASQNGMRDVWLQLERAGVVPTVETLCANPSTTNYCETVDKAFYRGNAVVNLEATYFNYESSKFLQSNGSILTDHNPITANFTWSLSSTLRQSDFSGGPHGDWFSDLPALASKSKPKASVLTFRGADRLDSVAVTLADGTVFTHGGTGGTAATLTLAATEYWTAAKLCWGKKSNETRNFYIQATTSTGRTVAAGTTTSDCATHTAPSGWQIVGYLGRDGDEIDRLAFVYAPQ from the exons ATGAAGCCCACCAGCCTCAAGATGCTCCTCGCCGGAAGCGCCCTTTCCTCCGGCGCTCTGGCCCAGATGAGCGGCGACCTCACCATCCTCGCCATGAACGTCGCTGGCCTGCCCGAGATCCTCCAGAACAACGAGGTGCCCGGCGACAAGACGACCAACTCGCGAACCATCGGATCGTACTTCGCCAAGTACAACTACGACATCATCAACGTTCAAGAG GACTTCAACTACCACGCCTACATCTATGAGACGGACACGCACCCTTACCGCACCGCAACCTCCGGCGGCGTGCCCCTCGGCTCCGGCCTCAACACCCTCGCCAACTATGACTGGATCGAATTCGAGCGCGTGAAGTGGTCAACCTGCTCCAATGCCTCCGGGTCCGACTGCCTGACGCCCAAGGGCTTCACCTTCATGCGCCTCCGCGTCGCCGAGGGCGTCTACGTGGACGTCTACAACCTCCACACCGACGCCGGCACCGAGGCGGGCGACCTCACGGCCCGGAACAGCAACCTCCACCAGGTCGCCGACTACATCGACACCTGGTCCGTCGGCAACGCCGTCCTCGTCTTCGGCGACACAAACTCCCGCTACACCCGCACGTCGGACCAGATCGGCGTCTTCGCCTCGCAGAACGGCATGCGCGACGTCTGGCTCCAGCTCGAGCGCGCCGGCGTCGTGCCCACCGTCGAGACCCTCTGCGCCAACCCCAGCACCACAAACTACTGCGAGACGGTCGACAAGGCCTTTTACCGTGGCAACGCCGTCGTCAACCTCGAGGCCACCTACTTCAACTACGAGAGCAGCAAGTTCCTCCAGTCCAACGGCAGCATCCTCACCGACCACAACCCCATCACCGCAAACTTCACCTGGTCCCTCTCCTCCACCCTACGCCAATCCGACTTCTCCGGCGGTCCCCACGGCGACTGGTTCTCCGACCTGCCCGCGCTCGCCAGCAAGTCCAAGCCCAAGGCCTCGGTCCTGACCTTCCGCGGCGCGGACCGCCTCGACTCCGTCGCCGTCACGCTCGCCGACGGCACCGTCTTCACCCACGGCGGTACCGGTGGCACGGCCGCGACGCTGACGCTTGCTGCGACTGAGTACTGGACCGCTGCTAAGCTCTGCTGGGGCAAGAAGAGCAACGAGACGCGCAACTTTTACATCCAGGCGACTACCAGCACGGGCCGAACGGTCGCGGCTGGTACGACGACGTCGGATTGCGCGACGCACACGGCGCCTTCGGGATGGCAGATTGTCGGATACTTGGGACGGGACGGGGATGAGATTGACAGGTTGGCATTTGTTTATGCGCCTCAGTAA
- a CDS encoding aldehyde dehydrogenase, producing the protein MSATTNTGRSEALSFNDHFVQIIDGKPSPTEKNRHGINPANLTAKAEVPIATRKDLDLAVAAAKDAFKAWSKVSYEDRKTAVLAYADAVDSHRTQFRDLLISEQGKPIPQADAETEAAISWIRGMAGIPLPEDVVEDTDHRTVITHYAPLGVVGAIVPWNFPLLLATGKIAPALLTGNVIIVKPSPFTPYCGLKLVELAQQFFPPGVVQSLSGDDDLGPWLTSHPGIDKISFTGSTATGKLVMQSASKTLKRVTLELGGNDPAIVFPDVDVDKIAEKVAFFAFLNSGQICLNLKRIYVHETIFDRFKEALVKHVKGYNLGDGSQPGVTHGPLQNSMQYERVKTFFSDIESQGWKVAVGGNVEQSQGYFITPTIIDRPPEKSRLVVEEPFGPIVPLLSWSSEDEVVSRANDTSMGLGASVWTNDLEKAAKIARQIQAGNVWVNTHFDLTPLAPFGGHKESGIGTEWGANGLKGFCNVQTLFLNKQVVS; encoded by the exons ATGTCCGCCACTACCAATACCGGCCGCTCTGAGGCACTGAGCTTCAACGATCATTTTGTCCAAATTATCGACGGAAAACCTTCTCCAACAGAGAAGAATCGTCATGGCATTAATCCAGCAAACCTGACTGCGAAAGCAGAGGTCCCTATCGCTACGCGCAAGGATCTTGATCTTGCCGTCGCTGCAGCAAAAGATGCCTTCAAAGCATGGTCGAAAGTTTCGTACGAAGACCGAAAGACGGCAGTTTTGGCATATGCGGATGCTGTGGATAGCCACCGAACCCAGTTCAGAGACTTGCTGATCTCTGAACAAGGAAAGCCA ATACCTCAAGCAGATGCCGAGACAGAGGCAGCGATCAGCTGGATTCGTGGCATGGCCGGTATCCCACTACCGGAGGATGTTGTAGAGGACACCGATCACCGCACCGTTATCACTCATTATGCTCCTCTGGGTGTAGTCGGCGCTATTGTTCCTTGGAACTTTCCCTTGCTTCTCGCGACGGGCAAAATCGCACCTGCCCTCCTGACTGGAAATGTGATCATTGTCAAGCCATC ACCATTCACCCCGTACTGTGGGCTGAAGTTAGTTGAACTAGCACAACAGTTCTTTCCGCCGGGTGTGGTTCAGTCTCTGAGCGGAGACGACGACCTTGGCCCTTGGTTGACAAGTCACCCCGGCATTGACAAGATCAGCTTCACTGGATCCACAGCCACAGGGAAATTGGTAATGCAGAGCGCAAGCAAGACATTGAAGAGAGTCACGCTGGAGTT GGGAGGAAACGATCCTGCTATCGTGTTCCCGGATGTAGATGTTGACAAGATCGCTGAGAAG gtgGCGTTTTTCGCCTTTCTCAACTCCGGCCAG ATCTGCCTGAATTTGAAACGTATTTACGTGCACGAGACCATCTTTGACCGCTTCAAGGAAGCCTTAGTGAAGCACGTCAAGGGGTACAACCTTGGTGATGGCTCACAACCTGGCGTCACTCATGGACCTCTGCAAAACTCGATGCAGTATGAACGAGTCAAGACATTCTTCTCGGACATCGAGTCTCAAGGATGGAAAGTTGCCGTAGGCGGCAACGTTGAGCAGTCTCAAGGCTACTTCATCACTCCTACGATCATCGATCGCCCTCCTGAGAAGTCGCGCCTGGTCGTCGAGGAGCCCTTTG GTCCCATTGTTCCTCTCCTTTCCTGGAGCAGCGAAGATGAGGTTGTTTCCCGCGCCAATGACACGTCGATGGGCCTTGGAGCATCCGTGTGGACAAACGATTTGGAGAAAGCTGCCAAGATTGCTAGGCAAATCCAAGCAGGCAATGTTTGGGTCAACACACACTTCGATCTCACACCTTTAGCTCCATTCGGAGGGCACAAGGAGAGTGGTATTGGAACTGAGTGGGGTGCAAATGGCCTGAAAGGGTTCTGTAATGTGCAAACCCTATTCCTCAACAAGCAGGTTGTTAGTTGA
- a CDS encoding short-chain dehydrogenase yields the protein MAEFLIEDKDLVGLKGKVAIVTGGSSGIGLAAVNTLLSQGASVINADIQPPAEQPENSYTFVKTDVTVWAEQIALFKKAKDIYGRIDHVFANAGLGPRANYLSTEVDEHGDLKEPTHQLLDVSLTGVMHTATIAIYYMRQQAEGGSIVINGSTTGLQRLRAVDYSTAKHAVLGFGRGLIPLIASANLPIRVNTLAPTWADSSVLPDLKGLMAKIGVEIQTAEAVARGAAYLMADTSRNGNVIHVQLGKYKEIDEAVLLPAFESIKGPDYPGEDEVLRRLQELMMAA from the exons ATGGCCGAATTCCTCATTGAAGACAAAGACTTGGTCGGGCTCAAGGGCAAGGTGGCCATCGTGACAGGAGGTTCATCAGGCATTGGCCTCGCTGCAGTCAACACGCTTCTTTCACAGGGTGCTTCCGTCATCAACGCAGATATTCAGCCGCCAGCGGAGCAACCCGAAAACTCTTACACGTTTGTGAAGACCGATGTCACCGTCTGGGCTGAACAGATCGCACTCTTCAAGAAGGCAAAAGATATCTATGGACGTATCGATCATGTCTTTGCGAACGCTGGCCTCGGTCCCCGCGCCAACTATCTGTCTACGGAAGTAGATGAGCATGGCGATCTGAAGGAACCCACTCACCAGCTTCTGGATGTCAGTCTCACAGGTGTAATGCACACGGCTACGATCGCGATATACTACATGCGGCAACAGGCCGAGGGTGGCAGCATTGTCATCAACGGTTCTACCACCGGTCTCCAACGGCTTCGTGCCGTGGACTACT CCACGGCCAAGCATGCGGTCCTCGGATTCGGACGTGGTCTGATCCCGCTCATCGCATCCGCCAATTTGCCCATCAGAGTCAATACCCTGGCGCCAACGTGGGCGGATAGCAGCGTACTGCCGGACTTGAAAGGCCTTATGGCCAAGATTGGAGTCGAAATCCAGACCGCAGAAGCGGTTGCCCGCGGCGCAGCGTATCTGATGGCCGATACATCCCGGAACGGGAATGTGATTCACGTGCAGCTTGGAAAGTACAAGGAGATTGACGAAGCCGTCCTGCTGCCGGCTTTTGAGTCTATCAAGGGTCCTGACTATCCTGGTGAGGACGAGGTTCTGCGCCGCCTGCAGGAGCTCATGATGGCCGCGTGA
- a CDS encoding short chain dehydrogenase: MASTQAQSLHGKVAIVTGGSRGIGAAIAVELAKRGANVVITFVSENSVSVAQDVVNSVKALGNGADAVAVRADVSSPDSPARVVETAVKAFGEHIDILVNNAGITSKLPVSDVTPANFQESIDVNLKGPFFMSQAVIPHLRRPGRIINITSVAARGGYASASLYLASKAGLEGLTRALAAELGPAGHTVNAVEPGVTETDMARDSGASEAHGEHVKMIVAMTPFENRMGKPEDVASVVAMLAEEQANWVTGQTISASGGFSML, translated from the exons ATGGCCTCCACGCAAGCTCAGTCTCTACACGGCAAAGTCGCTATCGTGACTGGCGGCTCCAGAGGAATCGGTGCCGCCATTGCTGTTGAACTAGCCAAGAGAGGCGCAAAC GTCGTTATCACTTTTGTTTCAGAGAACAGCGTTAGTGTTGCGCAAGATGTAGTAAACAGCGTCAAAGCCTTGGGCAATGGGGCGGATGCCGTCGCAGTGCGAGCCGACGTGTCCTCGCCCGACTCTCCCGCGCGGGTCGTCGAGACCGCTGTCAAAGCGTTTGGAGAACACATCGACATCCTCGTGAACAACGCCGGTATAACGTCCAAACTACCCGTGTCAGATGTTACACCAGCAAACTTCCAGGAGAGCATCGACGTCAACCTCAAAGGGCCCTTTTTCATGTCTCAAGCCGTCATACCGCACCTCCGCCGTCCAGGCCGCATCATCAACATCACCTCCGTCGCAGCGCGGGGCGGCTACGCCTCCGCGAGTCTCTACTTGGCCTCCAAGGCCGGACTGGAGGGTCTTACGCGTGCCCTAGCCGCGGAGTTGGGCCCGGCGGGACATACCGTCAACGCGGTTGAACCCGGTGTCACGGAGACGGACATGGCGCGCGACTCAGGAGCCTCGGAGGCTCACGGGGAGCACGTCAAGATGATTGTGGCCATGACGCCTTTTGAGAATCGTATGGGCAAGCCGGAGGATGTTGCGTCTGTTGTTGCTATGCTTGCGGAGGAGCAGGCGAATTGGGTTACTGGGCAGACTATCTCTGCTTCTGGGGGGTTCTCAATGTTGTAG